The DNA sequence ACGCCGCTGAACGGGATTCTCGGCACGGTTTCGCTGTTGCTGGAAACCGAGCTGGAGCCGTCCCAGCGGGAATATGCCGAAGCCATCCGGCTCAGCGGTTCCCGGTTGCTGGATCTCCTGAACAATGTGCTCGATTATGCGCGCCTTGATGCGTCGGCCATTGAGCTGGAGGTTGAGGCATTCAGTCCGGTCCGCCTTGGCCGCGAAGTGGTAGAACTGCTCAGCCCGCGCGCCCATGCCGCCGGGCTCGACATTGCGGCGCGTGCGTCCGACCTGCCCATGCCGTCCTATTCAGGTGATGCCGGGCGTATCCGGCAGATCCTGTTCAACCTGGTCGGCAATGCCCTGAAATTCACCGAAACCGGCGCGGTCCTGCTGGACATACAGGCCCATGCAGACGGGCTTGAATACCGGATCATCGATACCGGCCCCGGCATTGCCCCGGCCGACCGCGAGCGGCTTTTCGAAGCGTTCCGCCAGTCCAGCCGCCAGGATGCCTACAAAGATGGCGGCGTCGGTCTCGGCCTTGCCATTGTGAAACGCCTGACAGATCTGCTCGGCGGACAAATCGACGTGACGGGCGAGCCGGGCCTCGGCACCTGTTTCTCCCTGCGTCTGCCATTGAAAAAGGCTGACTTGCCGCCGACGCACGACCTGCCGGTTCTCGATGCTGTGGTGGGGCTTGCCGGTCTGCCGCCGGCAACATGCCTGTCGGCAACCGCGGCCCTGATGGATGCATCGGCGCGGCCGGTTCAAATCGATGTCTCGTCCGGGCGCGTTCCGCCGGAGGTCGATGTCCTGCTGATCGGGGCGGAGCAGCCGGAAGAGACTGTCCGCGCGCTCGCCCGCAAGGCGCCAGCACTGATCGTGCTGCGTCCGGAAGACCGGGGCGCCATCGCCCGCTTCAAGGCGATGGGCTGCGTCGGCTGGCTCGTGCGGCCGCTGCGGGCGTCCTCGCTGGTCGAGCGGGTGTTCGTTGTGAAAGCGGGTGGCCTGCCGGCGGACGAACCCGAAAAGCTGACGGGCGCCGGGCGCGTGCTGATCGCGGACGATAATCCGGTCAATGCGATGATTGCACGGCGTGCCTTGGAATCGGCCGGATTTACGGTCACAGTCGCCTCAACAGGTATAGAAGCGCTGGAGGCCGCGAAGAGCATGAATCCCGCCCTGGTCCTGATGGACCTCCGCATGCCCGAAATGGACGGATTTGAGGCCATGCGCCACCTGCGCGCCGAAGGGGCGGATGTGCCCATTATTGCCGTGTCTGCTGAGGTGAATGGTGACATCGAGCGCCAGGCCATGACTGCCGGCGCCAACGACGTGGTCGCCAAGCCGATTGAGCCACAGGCCCTGCGGGCGCTGGCCATCCGCTGGACCGGCGCAGCAGGCAAGGCTGGCGCTGCATGAGCGGCAATGCCGCGCTTCCGGTGAAGAAACCCTCCCGGGCCGTACGCGCCCTCCGGGCCCTGAAAGACCGCCGCATGGCGGCGATGCTGATGCTCGCCTTTGCGGCGGGTTTGCCTTACGGGGCCGTGCTCGGAACGCTGAATGCCTGGCTGACCCAGGAGGGGATCAAGCCATCCACCATCGGCACATTGTCGATCATCACGCTTGGCTATTCCTTTAAGTATCTCTGGGCGCCGGCGTTTCAGGATGCGTCCTTTCCCATCCGGTGGCTGGGGCCGCGGCGGATGTGGCTGCTCACATTCCAGATCCCGATTGCCATCCTGCTTGGCGTTCTGGCGTTCAGCGACCCTGCGAATGCCATCGGCCTTGTTGCACTTGTCGCCCTGAGCGCGGCACTCCTGTCGGCAACGCATGACATCGTGCTGGATGCCTGGCGGATCGAGGTGGCGCGTTCGGACGAGGACAAGGATCTGATGTCCGCCATCTACCAGCTTGGGTATCGGGCGTCTGGTTTCGTGACCGGCTTTGTTGCCCTGTTGCTTGTCGGATATATCGGCTGGCCGCTGGTGTATGGCATGATCGCGCTGATGATGCTGTTTGCCGTGGCCGGGACGTTTGTGGCGCCCGAGCCGGAGCGCTCCAGCGATCCGGCAGATGCCCGGCCCAGCTATCAGTCGAACCTGCCGGAATCGGAACGAAATCTCGTCACCTGGGGGATTGCAGCCGGCTGGCTGATCGCCCTCTGCATGATCGTCTGGTTTGTCTTTGGCGCCCTGACACAGGACCCGCCGCCAAGTGCGCGTGCCTTTGTTACGCAAGAGGGGCCCGTCATCGTGGCGTTCACGGTTCTGTTCCCGGCGCTGATCGCGGCCACGCTTCTGGCGCGGCATGGGCGCGAGCCGGGCACTGTGCTGATTGATGCGCCGGGCACCAGCCGCCTGACCCGGACTGTCCGTGTCTTGTTCCGGTCCATTTTCGATCCACTGATGGATCTGATCGGCCGGCTCGGCTGGGGCGCACTGTTTGTGTTGCTGCTGGCGCTGACATACCGGTTTACAGATGCGGTATGGGGGGCTTTTGCCTATCCATTCTATCTCGATGACCGGTTCGGCGCACTGCATCACTCCACGGCGGATGTCGCGATTGCCTCGAAATTTTTCGGCATTCTGATGATCATGGCCGGGGCCGCGCTTGGCGGCGTCGTGATGGGCATCATCGGCCGCATGCCTGTCCTCGTCGCAGGGGCCGTCCTGGCGGCGGTCACCAATCTGTTGTTCGCAGACCTTGCGGCGGGCGGTGCGAACATTGATGCATTCCTCGATTTCACCCACCTCGGAGAGCCTTTGCGGGCCTTTGCTGCGGTTGCGGCAAACATATCGCCAGATGCACATGGAGCGGATGCGGGGCCACGTCTGGCTCGCCTGATGATGGCGATTGCCGGGGAAAACCTGGCCGGAGGTTTCGCCAGCGTTGCGATCGTGGCCTATCTCACCTCTGTCGTGAATCCGCGCTTCGCGGCAGTTCAGTATGCCTTGCTCGGGTCCCTGACGATGCTGATCGGGACATTGGGGCGGCCCTGGCTGGGTGAGATCATCGAACAACGCGGTTATTATACAGTTTTCATCATCACGTTCTGGCTTGGGGGTGTTGCAGTTTTGCTCAGCATTCTGGAATGGTGGCGTCAGGCACGGGAGGCCCGTGCAGCAAAGCAAGGAGACACCTGATGGAAAACCAACGTCCCAAAGGTCTTGGCGGCCACTGGTGGCTTTATGTGGCGATGGGCGTGCTGTCGCTGCTGGGCGGTATGTTCGCCCTTCTGAACCCTTATATCGCTTCGATTTTCGTGCTTCAGCTCGTGGCCTTCCTGTTCATCCTGCTGGGCGTGATGCAGGTGGCGTTCACGCTGCGCTCGCCGTTCGGCCTGTCCTGGTTCGACGTTGGCATGGGCGTTCTGCAGATTCTTCTGGGCGTCATGCTGGCGACCAATGTGCTGGGCGGGCTCGTCTCGCTGACACTGATCCTGGCCTTCCTGTTCATGCTGGAAGGCGTGATCCTCGTCATGGCCGGAATGAATCTGCGCCCGTTCCGGTCCTGGCTCTGGCTGGTCGTGGGCGGTACGATCTCGATCCTGCTGTCGGTGTTCGTGCTGATGAACCTGCCGGAAGCGGCCGAGACACTGCTGGGCATGCTTCTGGGCATCGACCTCCTGTCTAACGGGCTCTGGCTCGTCGCGGCGGGCCTGATGCTCCGCAATCACTGAGACGGTAAGGGACTGACACGGGAAGGGGGGGCGCCCGCTGCGGCGCGCCCCGGTCTTCGGCATGCTCTTTTCTGCCGGAGCTTTCCCATGGAACCCGTGTTTGCCGCCGCTACCCGCGGACGGTGGAAGATCGTCTCCGACACGACCGCGTCAGCCGGCTGAGACCATCGGCCTGCCATGA is a window from the uncultured Hyphomonas sp. genome containing:
- a CDS encoding DUF308 domain-containing protein, whose amino-acid sequence is MENQRPKGLGGHWWLYVAMGVLSLLGGMFALLNPYIASIFVLQLVAFLFILLGVMQVAFTLRSPFGLSWFDVGMGVLQILLGVMLATNVLGGLVSLTLILAFLFMLEGVILVMAGMNLRPFRSWLWLVVGGTISILLSVFVLMNLPEAAETLLGMLLGIDLLSNGLWLVAAGLMLRNH
- a CDS encoding response regulator; this translates as MTKSPLLPGEHSPEETFLATASHEIRTPLNGILGTVSLLLETELEPSQREYAEAIRLSGSRLLDLLNNVLDYARLDASAIELEVEAFSPVRLGREVVELLSPRAHAAGLDIAARASDLPMPSYSGDAGRIRQILFNLVGNALKFTETGAVLLDIQAHADGLEYRIIDTGPGIAPADRERLFEAFRQSSRQDAYKDGGVGLGLAIVKRLTDLLGGQIDVTGEPGLGTCFSLRLPLKKADLPPTHDLPVLDAVVGLAGLPPATCLSATAALMDASARPVQIDVSSGRVPPEVDVLLIGAEQPEETVRALARKAPALIVLRPEDRGAIARFKAMGCVGWLVRPLRASSLVERVFVVKAGGLPADEPEKLTGAGRVLIADDNPVNAMIARRALESAGFTVTVASTGIEALEAAKSMNPALVLMDLRMPEMDGFEAMRHLRAEGADVPIIAVSAEVNGDIERQAMTAGANDVVAKPIEPQALRALAIRWTGAAGKAGAA
- a CDS encoding MFS transporter, which produces MSGNAALPVKKPSRAVRALRALKDRRMAAMLMLAFAAGLPYGAVLGTLNAWLTQEGIKPSTIGTLSIITLGYSFKYLWAPAFQDASFPIRWLGPRRMWLLTFQIPIAILLGVLAFSDPANAIGLVALVALSAALLSATHDIVLDAWRIEVARSDEDKDLMSAIYQLGYRASGFVTGFVALLLVGYIGWPLVYGMIALMMLFAVAGTFVAPEPERSSDPADARPSYQSNLPESERNLVTWGIAAGWLIALCMIVWFVFGALTQDPPPSARAFVTQEGPVIVAFTVLFPALIAATLLARHGREPGTVLIDAPGTSRLTRTVRVLFRSIFDPLMDLIGRLGWGALFVLLLALTYRFTDAVWGAFAYPFYLDDRFGALHHSTADVAIASKFFGILMIMAGAALGGVVMGIIGRMPVLVAGAVLAAVTNLLFADLAAGGANIDAFLDFTHLGEPLRAFAAVAANISPDAHGADAGPRLARLMMAIAGENLAGGFASVAIVAYLTSVVNPRFAAVQYALLGSLTMLIGTLGRPWLGEIIEQRGYYTVFIITFWLGGVAVLLSILEWWRQAREARAAKQGDT